The Solibacillus sp. FSL R7-0668 genome includes the window TTCGTCGTCACATCACCATTACCTGGATCTGGGTCTGGCTCTGGAGTTGGCTGTTCTGTTTCGATATCTGTTGTACTTGATTTCACAATATAGCCCGGCATGCCATCTACTTTTGTTAAGTAATAGCCACTTACTTCTTTATAAACAGGTAAGCTTGTCCCCTGTGCGATTTGTGTAATTTTTTTGGCCGATGAAGATGGCTTGTAATATAAATTAAGTACTTCATTCGTTGTAACCTTTTTGATAGCCGCGCCTATTGCACTGCCATCATGCGCTAAAAACTTCGCATAAGACTTACTAATGTAGGCGTATTGCCCTTTATACGAAACCTTTAACCAATTGCCCTCTACAGCATAGACAGATAATTTACCACCTGCATCCACCGTTCCTAGCACAAACGAATTTGTATTTGGCGCTGTACGAACATTTAACCCATCCGTTGTTACCGAAATTAAGCCAATTACTTGTGATGTATCAACCTTTTCTGGAACAGACGGTAAAGGTAAGCGGAACTTGTCACTCTTTGCACGAGAGATAAATGAAGCAAATTGCGAGCGTGTTACCGAGCTTTTCGGTAAATACTTGCCGTCACTCCCGTTTGTTATACCGTTATAATAAATAGCCTTAATGTACGAGGCATATGTATGAGATGAACTTACATCTGGAAACACGATTGGAGCATCTTTATACGCACTTGCATCAAGATTAAACGCCTTTGTTAAAACATAACTCATTTCTTCACGAGTAAGTGGTTCATTTGGATAAAACTTACTTGACGTTGTAGAAAATAACCCTAATTCCTTGGCACGCTCTACATAACCAGAAGTTTGTGTACCCACCTTGACATCTGTGTAAGAAGATTTACTTACTTTCAGTGGACCATAACCGGCTGCGATGACTGCCATTTTTGCGGCATGTCCACGAGTCACACTTTGATTTGGCTTATAGTAGTACTTACCATTTTCTAAATAGCCATTAATCACGCCAAGATCGATTAAATACTGGATTTCATCATAAGCGGGATTGGTTGTCGCAACATCTTCAAACACGACTTTTGCAGATGCTGGATTGACAGCTAGTACACATGTGAGGATAACTGCAACAACCAATGTAATCAATTTTTGATTCATTTGTTTTCTAGTTCCTTTCTTTAGCTGTTCGCCTCCTATTGTATAATAACTATACATGCAATTCATAGGGGTAAAACGGGTTTAAACATCAAATTTTTGTTACATATCTATTACAAATAGATTACATGAGACGAAAATGAAGTTTTGTCATTATTTTCATGAGGAAAGTGAATGGTATTTGCATCATGCGATTAGAGTGTTCTGAAATTGGGGTTAAATAAGGAATCGCACTTATTTTTCGAAAACCACCTATAAACATCAAAAAATCGCACGCATTTCAGTCTCCCCCCTCCTAAAAAATCCACTGTTAAAAAAACTAACAGTGGATTTTGACAAACTACATTATTTAGCAAGCTCTAAAGCAAAATCGTATTCAACATACGTTTTATGCTTTTCTAAAAGCGTTGGGGCTACTTTGAATTGACCAATGGCTTTGTTGTGACCGTACGTTTTTTCGTCCAGTGTCACAGTATAAGATAGGGAGTCCTTCGTAATAATAATCCCTGTTTTTGTTGCATGTACTTTATAGCCTAAGCCCTCTGCAACTTTGCGAAGCGGTACCATTTTTTGACCATTGACTACTTTGAAATCCTTGCCGATAAGCGCGTCAATCGCTTGTCCAGCATCTGGCTTTTCTACTTCAGCCGCTGGTTCTTCCTCAACTTCATTATCTAATTTCGGGAATACCACAATTTTTTCTGGTGACGTTTGTGGTGGTAAGCTTCTTGTTGTTGGACCATAAAATACAATCGCGCTATAATCTTCGAGTTCATCCGCAGTAACTTTATTGCCTTTTGTATCTACAATAACGGACTTGTCATTTAAGTTTAACTGTAATTGGCCATCCGCGCTT containing:
- a CDS encoding N-acetylmuramoyl-L-alanine amidase, yielding MNQKLITLVVAVILTCVLAVNPASAKVVFEDVATTNPAYDEIQYLIDLGVINGYLENGKYYYKPNQSVTRGHAAKMAVIAAGYGPLKVSKSSYTDVKVGTQTSGYVERAKELGLFSTTSSKFYPNEPLTREEMSYVLTKAFNLDASAYKDAPIVFPDVSSSHTYASYIKAIYYNGITNGSDGKYLPKSSVTRSQFASFISRAKSDKFRLPLPSVPEKVDTSQVIGLISVTTDGLNVRTAPNTNSFVLGTVDAGGKLSVYAVEGNWLKVSYKGQYAYISKSYAKFLAHDGSAIGAAIKKVTTNEVLNLYYKPSSSAKKITQIAQGTSLPVYKEVSGYYLTKVDGMPGYIVKSSTTDIETEQPTPEPDPDPGNGDVTTNTMGKVTIGGLNMRESASSDSKVLKTLAKGKVISVHSISGYWANVTADGVTGYVHKSYIKLMNTTGSSVKGRIIILDPGHGGKDPGAVKEGSSEKAIVLKVGTLVKQKLEKAGAKVYMTRTGDTYPTLEDRVAFTKKNYGEIYVSVHVNSASSTSASGTETYYNVSTGDQYEEDKKLATYINNEIVTNANMKNRGVKEGPFYVIRNMMIPSVLVELGFISNPSDREKLINDKYVEIFAQSIYNGIVDYYGN
- a CDS encoding stalk domain-containing protein, which gives rise to MTLKRIAPLAISALLLGVVAAQASEPTNTESVKKVEDNAVFVQQTGKVASVEKFNEGKLFYVEDGENLFHFYVDDKTLVYDNTGKAVDVKVGDTISQYTYANQPMILIYPPRYTPSVVIVQTDAMGSVKVDQFDENHLSADGQLQLNLNDKSVIVDTKGNKVTADELEDYSAIVFYGPTTRSLPPQTSPEKIVVFPKLDNEVEEEPAAEVEKPDAGQAIDALIGKDFKVVNGQKMVPLRKVAEGLGYKVHATKTGIIITKDSLSYTVTLDEKTYGHNKAIGQFKVAPTLLEKHKTYVEYDFALELAK